A DNA window from Janibacter sp. A1S7 contains the following coding sequences:
- a CDS encoding PF20097 family protein gives MRCPNCGTDMLSGWLAMWNPILGQKVRWQPAKPQWRRLLVPEESAVVLRAKVGGKDARKAYRCASCSTTVVSADDSYDE, from the coding sequence ATGCGCTGTCCGAACTGTGGAACTGACATGCTCTCTGGCTGGCTGGCCATGTGGAATCCGATACTCGGCCAGAAGGTGCGGTGGCAGCCGGCCAAACCGCAGTGGCGGCGATTGCTGGTTCCTGAAGAATCGGCCGTCGTTCTACGTGCCAAGGTTGGCGGCAAAGACGCACGGAAGGCGTATCGGTGCGCATCGTGTTCAACGACCGTCGTGTCCGCTGACGACAGTTACGACGAGTAG
- a CDS encoding GNAT family N-acetyltransferase, protein MSVIIRPPLPGDETALGPLHNHIWRIAYAGLMPSDYLQARSDVEATQRWKRLIRMLDRNRRDSNGRTVLVAEDGNRLVGFITVGPARDQEMDGFVELMSLYVHPDARGTGVAQKLTDHGLSDGPSYLWVLDRNRRAQAFYCKLGYDLDGATKPHEPTRTTEVRMIRY, encoded by the coding sequence GTGAGCGTGATCATCCGGCCGCCACTACCTGGGGATGAGACGGCATTAGGCCCGTTGCACAACCACATCTGGCGTATCGCCTACGCCGGGCTCATGCCCTCGGACTACCTGCAGGCCCGTAGCGATGTAGAAGCGACTCAGCGATGGAAGCGGCTCATCAGGATGCTGGATCGCAACAGACGAGACAGCAACGGTCGGACTGTGCTAGTCGCGGAAGACGGCAACCGTCTAGTCGGGTTCATTACAGTCGGCCCTGCCCGCGATCAAGAGATGGATGGCTTCGTGGAGTTGATGTCGCTGTACGTCCACCCGGACGCGCGCGGCACCGGCGTAGCCCAGAAGCTCACCGACCACGGCCTATCGGATGGTCCCTCGTACCTGTGGGTGCTCGACCGCAACCGCAGAGCACAGGCCTTCTATTGCAAGCTCGGCTACGACCTCGATGGAGCAACCAAGCCGCACGAACCAACGCGAACCACGGAAGTCCGGATGATCAGATACTGA
- a CDS encoding helix-turn-helix transcriptional regulator produces MQDQPTPALERLLTTTEVAEALQISPSTLCRWRQVGHGPRVTWLTPFSPRYQREDVAAWVKRGAA; encoded by the coding sequence ATGCAGGATCAACCAACACCGGCGCTCGAGCGGTTGCTGACCACCACGGAGGTCGCCGAGGCGCTGCAGATCTCGCCGTCGACACTGTGCCGATGGCGACAGGTGGGCCACGGGCCACGGGTGACGTGGCTGACCCCCTTCAGCCCGCGCTACCAGCGGGAGGACGTCGCCGCCTGGGTGAAGCGGGGCGCGGCGTGA
- a CDS encoding DinB family protein yields MTLDLDEHGRPEPPLAGNEWETLTGFLDYQRATFEWKSANLTSAQLARRLPPTSMTMGGLMKHLAYVEDDWFGRWLQDEPRREPWASVDWTADPDWDWHSARFDDPDATRALWQEAVIRARTAAESAFKAGGLDYKMRRTWPDGRAPSLRWVITHMIEEYARHNGHADLLRESVDGTTGE; encoded by the coding sequence ATGACACTAGACCTCGATGAGCACGGCCGCCCAGAGCCACCACTGGCCGGCAACGAGTGGGAAACCCTCACCGGGTTCCTCGACTACCAACGTGCCACGTTCGAATGGAAAAGCGCCAACCTCACATCTGCTCAGCTCGCGCGGCGCCTGCCTCCCACCAGCATGACCATGGGTGGCCTGATGAAGCACCTTGCCTACGTGGAAGACGACTGGTTTGGGCGATGGCTCCAGGACGAGCCACGCCGAGAACCCTGGGCTTCGGTGGACTGGACAGCAGACCCAGATTGGGATTGGCACTCTGCCAGATTCGACGACCCAGACGCGACCCGCGCACTGTGGCAGGAGGCGGTCATCCGCGCTCGGACTGCGGCCGAGAGTGCTTTCAAGGCAGGCGGCCTTGACTACAAGATGCGCAGGACTTGGCCAGACGGACGAGCGCCCAGTCTCCGCTGGGTGATCACACACATGATCGAGGAGTACGCGCGGCACAACGGTCACGCAGACCTTCTCCGTGAGTCAGTCGACGGCACCACCGGTGAGTAG
- a CDS encoding DUF5677 domain-containing protein, with translation MWDEVNQRVERKGPGGPRLISVDNRWSDGARLRDQHSSRKMGVVPRFDTLAELREFLGDNAAGMAQDTLSSAADSREKRRADAAEVSHAISKRWSEGLAALDAAIFAMGQNGLMMLKRLDEVDAADPNDAHQPVRVVLALQQFNALIVLQEIQVLLHAGFWSGGAARWRALHEAAVTAIIIAEGDASLAQRYLDHGFVVQTRRLAAYFGEHGVGPVAPAELSLRSKKAAALEQTHDVSDASSKFREPYGWAIPLMATNVKGRRARPSMNALEKLADLGHRRLLVASAHGIVHGDSGGIGGTLLLEDGQWLGGPTERFIETVARPTFETLIDLAGATHGGFEPELNDFCELVCLVGSGLVALCGDAIEKFPRG, from the coding sequence ATGTGGGATGAAGTGAACCAGCGCGTCGAACGCAAGGGCCCGGGTGGCCCGCGGCTGATATCGGTGGATAATCGCTGGTCGGATGGTGCGCGGCTGCGAGACCAGCACTCGTCCAGGAAGATGGGTGTCGTGCCTAGGTTCGACACGCTTGCTGAGCTCCGCGAGTTCTTGGGTGATAACGCCGCGGGGATGGCGCAAGACACGCTGAGCTCGGCGGCCGACTCTCGGGAGAAGCGGCGTGCCGATGCGGCTGAGGTGAGCCACGCCATCAGCAAGCGATGGAGCGAAGGGCTGGCCGCCCTCGACGCCGCGATCTTTGCCATGGGACAGAACGGGCTCATGATGCTGAAGCGCCTCGACGAGGTCGACGCGGCCGATCCCAACGACGCGCATCAGCCGGTGCGCGTCGTGCTCGCACTGCAGCAGTTCAACGCTCTCATCGTGTTGCAAGAGATTCAGGTCTTGCTTCACGCAGGATTTTGGTCCGGTGGTGCCGCCCGTTGGCGCGCGCTCCACGAGGCCGCGGTCACGGCCATAATCATTGCCGAAGGCGATGCGTCGCTCGCGCAGCGGTATCTGGATCACGGGTTCGTGGTCCAGACGCGACGGCTCGCGGCTTACTTCGGCGAGCACGGCGTTGGGCCGGTCGCGCCTGCAGAACTGTCGTTGCGCTCAAAGAAGGCTGCCGCGCTCGAGCAGACCCACGATGTGTCCGACGCGAGCTCGAAGTTCCGCGAGCCTTACGGCTGGGCCATTCCCCTGATGGCGACGAATGTGAAGGGACGCCGGGCGCGACCAAGCATGAACGCGTTGGAGAAGCTCGCCGACCTGGGGCACCGTCGTCTTCTCGTAGCGAGCGCGCACGGCATCGTGCACGGGGACTCCGGCGGCATCGGCGGCACCCTCCTCTTGGAGGACGGTCAATGGCTCGGTGGGCCGACGGAGCGATTCATTGAGACGGTTGCGCGGCCGACATTCGAAACGCTGATTGACCTCGCGGGGGCCACCCACGGCGGGTTTGAGCCGGAGCTCAACGACTTCTGCGAGTTGGTCTGCCTGGTGGGTAGCGGCCTGGTGGCCCTTTGCGGTGATGCGATCGAGAAGTTCCCACGAGGGTGA
- a CDS encoding DinB family protein, which translates to MDSSDAEPATKQELLEWLDAQRRHVSEQVKAMPAGARRQAQVPSGWTPRGLIRHLALDVERVWFRAVMAGEHIDLPEGYEGWTALDEQTDEDLLEQYASECKRATAAISGMSLNAEPAWWFEDGGSPPHSSLREVILHVIVETATHAGHLDICRELVDGGQRLVLDEPTT; encoded by the coding sequence ATGGACAGTAGCGACGCGGAGCCGGCCACGAAGCAGGAACTCCTAGAGTGGCTCGACGCTCAGCGAAGGCATGTCTCGGAACAGGTGAAGGCTATGCCTGCGGGGGCTCGTCGGCAGGCTCAAGTTCCATCGGGCTGGACGCCACGCGGTCTCATCAGGCATCTGGCACTGGACGTCGAACGTGTGTGGTTTCGAGCTGTCATGGCCGGCGAGCACATCGACCTTCCGGAGGGATACGAAGGTTGGACCGCGCTCGACGAGCAGACCGATGAAGACCTGCTCGAGCAGTACGCCAGCGAGTGCAAGCGAGCGACAGCAGCTATCAGCGGTATGAGTCTGAATGCGGAACCCGCGTGGTGGTTCGAGGACGGGGGCAGCCCTCCGCACTCCTCCCTTCGCGAGGTGATCTTGCACGTGATCGTCGAAACGGCTACCCACGCAGGGCACTTGGACATCTGTCGTGAGCTGGTCGATGGTGGCCAGCGCCTCGTCCTCGACGAGCCGACGACCTGA
- a CDS encoding ribbon-helix-helix protein, CopG family, with protein sequence MVGEQQIEQWADEAEAGYDVEAMKRRGRGRPGRGAEPMQVVAVRLTAEELAAVDAIAEREHISRSEAIRRALASSAA encoded by the coding sequence ATGGTTGGCGAACAGCAGATCGAGCAATGGGCGGACGAGGCGGAGGCTGGCTACGACGTCGAGGCGATGAAACGCCGCGGACGCGGTCGGCCGGGGCGTGGCGCCGAGCCGATGCAGGTCGTTGCCGTACGCCTCACAGCGGAAGAGCTCGCCGCGGTTGACGCGATCGCCGAGCGAGAGCACATCTCGAGATCCGAAGCAATCCGCCGGGCGCTGGCCAGCTCCGCGGCGTGA
- a CDS encoding GNAT family N-acetyltransferase, whose product MSSFDLLATERLLLPPLSVEDTDALAAVYSDPQVAQYVGGDRLTPEAIGLQVADFTHEWQERGYGQSAVIRREDGRFLGRIGLHFWPNWEETELGYVLSREAQGQGLATEGCRAWIDWTRRNRTIRSLIANIHPENTASIHLATKLGFTFDRNDQTPSGVPTLIFRLDV is encoded by the coding sequence ATGTCTAGTTTTGACCTTCTCGCTACCGAGCGGCTTCTCCTCCCCCCGCTGTCGGTCGAGGACACGGATGCCTTGGCGGCGGTCTACAGCGATCCGCAGGTCGCTCAGTATGTCGGGGGCGATCGACTTACTCCAGAAGCGATCGGCCTTCAAGTGGCCGATTTCACCCACGAGTGGCAAGAACGCGGCTACGGGCAGAGCGCAGTCATTCGCCGCGAGGACGGTCGGTTTCTGGGTCGCATCGGACTGCACTTCTGGCCCAACTGGGAAGAGACCGAACTCGGTTACGTCCTCTCCCGCGAGGCCCAAGGTCAAGGACTCGCCACCGAAGGGTGTCGAGCCTGGATCGACTGGACGAGACGGAACCGCACCATCCGTTCGCTCATCGCCAACATTCACCCGGAGAACACGGCCTCGATTCACCTGGCCACCAAGCTGGGCTTCACCTTCGACAGGAACGATCAGACGCCGTCCGGCGTCCCGACCCTGATATTCCGGCTCGACGTGTGA
- a CDS encoding recombinase family protein, protein MSALLVGYARCSTDQQDLTAQRDGLLSLGVEAERIYVDHGLTGTNRERPGLREALAACRAGDTLVVTKLDRLARSLPDARAIADELTTRQISLSLGGSVYDPTDAVGRLLFNVLAMVAEFESDLIRLRTVEGMKVAKAKGRLKGKQPKLSRKQEAHLVSLVHSGEYSTLEVAELFGIGRSTVYRAIERQRTAAKAEFADASARR, encoded by the coding sequence ATGAGCGCACTACTTGTCGGGTACGCCCGATGCTCCACCGATCAACAAGACCTGACCGCCCAACGCGACGGGCTGCTTAGCCTCGGTGTCGAGGCCGAGCGGATCTACGTCGATCACGGTCTGACCGGCACCAACCGCGAGCGTCCCGGACTCCGCGAGGCACTGGCCGCCTGCCGCGCGGGGGACACGCTGGTGGTGACCAAGCTCGACCGCCTGGCCCGGTCCCTGCCCGACGCTCGCGCGATCGCCGACGAGCTCACCACCCGACAGATCAGCCTCTCGCTTGGCGGGTCGGTCTACGACCCCACCGACGCCGTCGGGCGACTGCTGTTCAACGTCTTGGCCATGGTCGCCGAATTCGAGTCCGACCTGATCCGGCTACGCACGGTTGAGGGCATGAAGGTCGCCAAAGCCAAGGGTCGACTCAAGGGCAAGCAGCCCAAGCTGAGCCGCAAGCAGGAGGCGCACCTTGTGTCGCTGGTGCACAGCGGCGAGTACAGCACCCTCGAGGTAGCCGAACTGTTCGGCATCGGCCGCTCCACCGTCTATCGCGCCATTGAGCGCCAACGCACCGCTGCGAAGGCAGAATTCGCTGACGCCTCCGCACGACGCTGA
- a CDS encoding tyrosine-type recombinase/integrase: MSVQKLPNGRFRAKLKSGRVDVASKVFDTQREAKAWLARERAALAGGVDPRAGRQRVRVLVVQWLRVRSTTVAAKTYRSDQDLLRLMPTSMLALHVSAVSGREVARSFEALLADGLAESSVRRFRASLSSFFAWCVREKIVVANPVTGVRVPKQSGEVEEMDPFSEEALEAAHAEWAAFSSHLADVMLVLAWTGLRWAEARAMRVEDVMQVPTPGLLVRRSQPEGHSIKGTKGRRSRRVPLANRVLPIVQHLSEGKHQRELLLTTERGAQMHRSAVLRSLHWPTTGQGRRVHDLRHTAACLWLSRGVDPGTVQAWMGHESIATTNRYLHFLGTGADRAGLERLNAPSGGIRGADREVRSE, translated from the coding sequence GTGAGCGTGCAGAAGCTGCCGAACGGTCGGTTCCGGGCGAAGCTGAAGAGCGGTCGGGTCGATGTGGCGAGCAAGGTCTTCGACACCCAGCGGGAGGCCAAGGCGTGGCTCGCCCGTGAGCGTGCGGCGCTGGCGGGCGGGGTCGATCCCCGGGCCGGCCGGCAACGCGTGCGCGTCCTCGTCGTCCAGTGGCTTCGGGTGCGGTCCACGACCGTTGCGGCCAAGACCTACCGGAGCGACCAGGACCTGCTGCGCCTGATGCCGACGAGCATGTTGGCGCTGCACGTGTCCGCCGTGTCGGGGCGGGAGGTCGCGCGCTCCTTCGAGGCGCTCCTCGCAGACGGTCTCGCGGAGAGCTCCGTGCGGCGGTTCCGGGCCAGCCTGTCCTCGTTCTTCGCGTGGTGCGTGCGGGAGAAGATCGTCGTGGCCAACCCGGTCACGGGCGTGCGTGTCCCCAAGCAGTCCGGCGAGGTCGAGGAGATGGACCCGTTCAGCGAGGAGGCGCTGGAGGCGGCCCATGCCGAGTGGGCTGCGTTCTCCTCGCACCTGGCCGACGTGATGCTCGTGCTGGCGTGGACCGGATTGCGCTGGGCCGAGGCCCGGGCGATGCGGGTCGAGGACGTCATGCAGGTGCCCACGCCCGGTCTGCTCGTGCGCCGGTCCCAGCCCGAGGGCCACTCGATCAAGGGCACCAAGGGCCGGCGGTCCCGACGGGTCCCGCTGGCCAACCGGGTGCTACCGATCGTCCAGCACCTGTCAGAGGGCAAGCACCAGCGGGAGCTACTCCTCACCACCGAGCGCGGCGCCCAGATGCACCGCTCGGCAGTGCTCCGCAGCCTCCATTGGCCCACGACCGGGCAGGGCCGTCGGGTGCACGACCTGCGACACACCGCGGCCTGCCTGTGGCTGAGCCGCGGCGTGGACCCGGGCACGGTCCAGGCGTGGATGGGGCACGAGTCGATCGCGACCACGAACCGGTACCTGCACTTCCTGGGCACGGGCGCCGATCGGGCCGGTCTGGAGAGGCTCAACGCACCGTCGGGGGGCATCCGGGGGGCAGATCGGGAGGTGAGGTCGGAATGA
- a CDS encoding replication initiator — MAATDTPAPATGEERFPGFGEDAPLDIPDLNHPENAKLIAQRMRDGSMDDFSQALGTTHNCAHPVRLSGSSVAVDTTTGEVLTSFDASGLPFGVLHRPCGNRRASVCPACSRTYARDTYALIHAGVAGGKTVPEQVRDNPLLFVTLTAPSFGPVHGHRSGRACRPRRRDDRTRCPHGRPSWCTRVHDQYDEVNGAPLCFQCHDTASAVMWQWHAPELWRRFTIALHRAIAHHLAVPDSRLGEHASIQYAKVAEHQARGLIHFHALIRLDGPAAGGTGAPAPPSLDGDALAAAVRQVVPTVTAIAEPVDHEDTPRVLAFGSQVDVRTVRAGSRTDDPAGPLTPDQVAGYLAKYSTKDSSGLHGRGQGRPHILALRRECREMATRAATFHERDHDYQRMGKWVHCLGFRGHFGTKSRRYSLTLGALRRARSRWQALAAESRRTGRPLDTRDLEARLLADDAEETTQVVGSWTYVGTGWRDHLEQALALAVAARAREYDLWKAERRKDRDGLDTR; from the coding sequence GTGGCCGCCACAGACACGCCCGCCCCTGCCACGGGCGAGGAGCGCTTCCCCGGCTTTGGTGAGGACGCGCCGCTGGACATCCCCGACCTCAACCACCCCGAGAACGCCAAGCTGATCGCGCAGCGGATGCGCGACGGGAGCATGGACGACTTCTCCCAAGCCCTGGGCACCACACACAACTGCGCCCACCCCGTCCGACTGTCCGGGTCCTCGGTCGCCGTCGACACCACGACCGGCGAAGTGCTGACCTCGTTCGACGCCAGTGGCCTGCCGTTCGGGGTGCTCCATCGCCCGTGCGGCAACCGCCGTGCCTCGGTGTGCCCGGCCTGCTCACGCACCTACGCCCGCGACACCTACGCCCTCATCCACGCCGGGGTCGCCGGCGGCAAGACCGTCCCCGAGCAGGTGCGGGACAACCCGCTGCTGTTCGTCACCCTCACCGCCCCCTCGTTCGGGCCGGTCCACGGCCACCGGAGCGGGAGGGCGTGTCGGCCCAGGCGACGTGACGATCGGACCCGGTGTCCCCACGGACGGCCGTCGTGGTGCACCCGCGTCCACGACCAGTACGACGAGGTCAACGGGGCGCCGCTGTGCTTCCAGTGCCACGACACCGCCTCAGCGGTGATGTGGCAGTGGCACGCCCCCGAGCTGTGGCGACGCTTCACCATCGCCCTGCATCGGGCCATCGCCCACCACCTGGCCGTCCCCGACTCCCGCCTGGGTGAGCACGCGTCGATCCAGTACGCCAAGGTCGCCGAACACCAGGCACGCGGCCTGATTCACTTCCACGCCCTGATCCGCCTCGACGGACCCGCCGCCGGCGGCACCGGCGCACCCGCTCCCCCATCATTGGACGGCGACGCTCTCGCCGCCGCCGTCCGACAGGTCGTCCCGACCGTCACGGCCATCGCCGAGCCGGTCGACCACGAGGACACCCCACGGGTGTTGGCCTTCGGGAGCCAGGTCGACGTGCGTACCGTTCGGGCCGGCTCGCGCACCGACGACCCGGCCGGCCCGCTGACCCCCGATCAGGTCGCCGGCTACCTGGCGAAGTACTCCACCAAGGACTCCTCCGGCCTGCACGGCCGTGGTCAAGGACGTCCGCACATCCTTGCCCTGCGGCGGGAGTGCCGGGAGATGGCCACCCGGGCCGCGACCTTCCACGAGCGGGACCACGACTACCAACGGATGGGCAAGTGGGTGCACTGTCTGGGCTTCCGCGGCCACTTCGGCACCAAATCGAGGCGCTACTCCCTCACCCTCGGCGCCCTGCGTCGTGCCCGGTCGCGGTGGCAGGCCCTGGCTGCCGAGTCCCGCCGCACCGGGCGACCCCTCGACACCCGCGACCTCGAAGCACGCCTGCTCGCCGACGACGCAGAAGAGACCACCCAGGTCGTCGGATCCTGGACCTACGTCGGCACCGGCTGGCGCGACCACCTCGAACAAGCCCTGGCCCTGGCGGTCGCAGCCCGCGCCCGCGAGTACGACCTGTGGAAAGCCGAACGCCGCAAGGACCGAGATGGGCTAGACACGAGGTGA
- a CDS encoding DUF6414 family protein, whose amino-acid sequence MSQSRQPRANPKPLPPTVSIYQNPDYVEGILQQTYGQPLLTEFANEARSEHGNSQDTTAGGKAKVGLAAKFPGLFAGDAAVEADYERRLGSQQLTGSTATSRAHYTQPYYLHVVRSVLRQTGLIQDVKGRADAANLRPGEFVEFSASFTPSQVVALLDIVTPDLVEQIVRRNGFTEGMRSFQGGTVEKVQEFKLRLDGDMDTWGAIGRSATEAVRADFRSAKTRELYGQIGEGDDLLTFITMCDVEHFVVEDEDRILDGHFTVLGKVAGPLMQDEPILSRNKVLERMRPEAVDELVRVMNESVQEQTEKISALTQADDEETSESAAAADRVDLDGDGDEGHDEDDGMAAADLFNFTLDSRVAGASVRVIPVAVYL is encoded by the coding sequence ATGAGCCAGTCCAGACAACCGCGGGCTAACCCCAAGCCGCTGCCGCCCACAGTGTCCATTTACCAGAATCCTGACTACGTGGAAGGCATCCTCCAGCAGACGTATGGACAGCCGCTGCTGACGGAGTTCGCCAACGAGGCCCGCAGCGAGCACGGGAATTCGCAGGACACGACCGCGGGTGGGAAGGCCAAGGTGGGCCTGGCTGCGAAATTCCCTGGCTTGTTCGCTGGTGACGCAGCCGTGGAGGCCGACTATGAGAGACGGCTTGGAAGCCAGCAGTTGACAGGCAGCACGGCGACGTCAAGAGCTCACTACACCCAGCCGTACTACCTGCACGTCGTTCGGTCCGTGCTCCGCCAGACCGGCCTGATCCAAGATGTAAAAGGTAGAGCCGACGCAGCCAACTTGCGACCAGGTGAGTTTGTCGAGTTTTCAGCATCATTCACGCCGAGCCAGGTCGTCGCATTGCTCGACATCGTCACGCCGGACTTGGTGGAGCAGATCGTCCGAAGGAACGGGTTCACCGAGGGTATGCGCTCCTTCCAGGGCGGTACCGTGGAGAAGGTGCAGGAGTTCAAACTGCGCCTCGACGGGGACATGGACACTTGGGGTGCGATAGGACGATCGGCGACGGAGGCGGTGCGAGCCGATTTCCGCAGCGCGAAGACTCGTGAGCTCTACGGGCAGATCGGGGAAGGCGACGACCTGCTCACGTTTATCACTATGTGCGATGTCGAGCACTTCGTTGTGGAAGACGAGGATCGTATCCTCGACGGCCATTTCACTGTGCTCGGGAAGGTAGCTGGACCGCTGATGCAGGATGAACCGATCCTGTCGCGGAACAAGGTACTGGAGAGGATGCGTCCCGAGGCTGTGGATGAGCTGGTACGGGTCATGAACGAGTCCGTGCAGGAGCAGACTGAGAAGATCAGCGCGCTGACTCAGGCCGATGATGAGGAGACGAGCGAATCGGCTGCAGCAGCCGATCGAGTGGACCTCGATGGCGACGGGGACGAGGGGCATGACGAGGACGACGGCATGGCTGCGGCCGACCTGTTCAACTTCACCCTCGACTCACGAGTTGCGGGGGCGTCCGTGCGGGTCATACCTGTTGCCGTCTACCTTTGA
- a CDS encoding CPBP family intramembrane glutamic endopeptidase — protein sequence MAEFLLLCAPALVYVLVQSRRPGGTFTSAWDRLGASTGSMAAYGWALLLLPLLLLTAWLSTALIPAEVLQAPGVSIAQLTSVGVAIGVILRALGEEVFFRGLLAGVLMRRLGFLWGNLLQAVIFLLPHLPLLLIDARLLPILPVQFLTGWLLGWLRHKTRSFVPGAILHAVVNIAAGLIAL from the coding sequence GTGGCGGAATTCCTTTTGCTCTGCGCTCCTGCGCTCGTGTACGTCCTCGTGCAGTCGCGCAGGCCGGGCGGGACGTTCACGTCAGCGTGGGACCGGCTGGGCGCCTCGACGGGCTCGATGGCAGCCTACGGGTGGGCGCTGTTGCTGCTACCCCTATTGCTTCTGACAGCGTGGTTGTCGACAGCTCTCATCCCGGCAGAGGTGCTCCAGGCCCCCGGCGTCTCCATCGCGCAGTTGACCTCGGTTGGCGTCGCGATCGGGGTGATCCTGCGCGCCCTGGGTGAGGAAGTCTTCTTCCGCGGCTTGCTGGCCGGGGTGCTGATGCGGCGGCTCGGTTTCCTTTGGGGAAACCTCCTGCAGGCGGTGATCTTCCTTCTCCCGCACCTTCCACTCCTGCTGATCGATGCCCGCTTGCTGCCGATCCTGCCCGTGCAGTTCCTCACGGGATGGCTGCTGGGATGGCTGCGACACAAGACCAGGTCGTTCGTTCCCGGTGCCATCCTGCATGCCGTCGTTAACATCGCCGCCGGATTGATCGCCCTCTGA
- a CDS encoding toxin, translating into MKVHNSALRQGVLPEDAVQAADWPLWVEPIDDEDWPHRELRLGFDTQAHLLEIVVLNFESGDEMVIHAMPARKQYWDLLP; encoded by the coding sequence GTGAAGGTCCACAACAGCGCGCTCAGACAGGGGGTGCTCCCAGAGGACGCAGTGCAGGCCGCCGACTGGCCGCTATGGGTCGAACCGATTGATGACGAGGATTGGCCGCACCGCGAACTACGGCTCGGCTTCGACACCCAAGCCCACCTACTCGAGATCGTCGTCCTGAACTTTGAAAGCGGCGACGAGATGGTCATCCACGCCATGCCGGCCCGTAAGCAGTACTGGGATCTCCTTCCCTGA
- a CDS encoding dihydrofolate reductase family protein, translating into MATYTADMFMTLDGFGTGPIAFWGKEGPELVEYRYRTYFAGTNETLVFGANTYRAMARFASQMVETREFSALTARDKVVISRSMTEPLGWDNSTLEAEDALVVVPRLKAESSVPLRSHGSINMNRALLAAGLVDRLEVTVFPIITGISGADPVLADLPDIDLELVDSRLFDGRVQQFVYKPTVLESPLG; encoded by the coding sequence GTGGCGACCTACACCGCTGACATGTTCATGACACTCGATGGGTTTGGCACCGGTCCCATCGCCTTCTGGGGTAAGGAAGGACCCGAACTAGTCGAGTACAGGTACCGCACCTACTTCGCAGGTACCAACGAGACGCTCGTGTTTGGCGCGAACACCTACCGGGCCATGGCCCGATTCGCCTCTCAGATGGTCGAGACCCGCGAGTTCAGCGCCCTGACCGCACGGGACAAGGTGGTGATCTCCCGCTCGATGACCGAACCCCTAGGTTGGGACAACTCCACACTGGAAGCCGAAGACGCCCTTGTCGTCGTGCCTCGCCTGAAGGCCGAATCGTCCGTACCGTTGCGTTCACACGGCAGCATCAATATGAACCGTGCCCTTCTTGCCGCCGGACTAGTCGACCGCTTGGAAGTGACTGTCTTCCCCATCATCACCGGCATCTCGGGGGCGGACCCGGTGCTGGCCGACCTGCCCGACATCGACCTGGAACTGGTGGACTCGCGCCTGTTCGACGGCCGCGTGCAGCAGTTCGTCTACAAGCCCACCGTGCTGGAATCGCCGCTCGGCTGA